Proteins encoded together in one Salmo trutta chromosome 3, fSalTru1.1, whole genome shotgun sequence window:
- the si:dkey-199f5.8 gene encoding beta-1,4-galactosyltransferase 3 produces the protein MATWLQSKWRYLFMFLGVQLVVMALLSREGYHKRVSYFIRIFRKLDTTASGTSGASSPHASNHTGGDVYANLSLLAKAHGRGEDMPYCPKTSPLIGGPIHVYFPSGLTLAQVARKNPLVVRGGRYRPPDCEARHRTAIIIPHRNREHHLKFLLYYLHPFLQRQQLNYGIYVIHQAGNYTFNRAKLMNVGFREAMREEDWDCLFFHDVDLIPEDDRNTYMCDTNPKHTAIAMDKFGYKLPYKMYFGGVSALSPLHYLKMNGFPNNYWGWGGEDDDIGVRVSLGGMFISRPSVKVGRYKMIKHKLDKGNDVNPRRFNMLAKTRQTWKLDGMNTVEYEVLSRDYFPLYTNITVHIGTEAGLHATAPSPKIPAKVPAKPPVEAPAKPLAKLRQKQQNH, from the exons ATGGCGACGTGGCTACAGTCAAAATGGCGCTACCTGTTCATGTTCCTGGGTGTCCAGCTGGTTGTCATGGCGCTGCTGTCCCGCGAGGGTTACCACAAGCGAGTGTCGTACTTCATCAGGATTTTCCGCAAGCTGGACACCACTGCGTCGGGGACGTCCGGTGCCAGCTCGCCCCACGCAAGCAATCACACAGGCGGTGACGTCTACGCCAACTTGTCCCTACTGGCCAAGGCCCACGGCCGGGGCGAGGACATGCCCTACTGCCCCAAGACGTCTCCCCTGATAG GTGGACCGATCCACGTCTACTTCCCTTCCGGGTTGACACTAGCCCAAGTGGCGCGGAAGAATCCTTTGGTGGTCCGTGGGGGGCGCTACAGGCCGCCTGACTGTGAGGCGCGGCACCGCACCGCCATAATAATTCCCCACAGAAACCGGGAGCACCACCTGAAGTTCCTCCTCTACTACCTTCACCCATTCCTACAGCGACAGCAGCTCAACTACGGTATCTACGTCATCCACCAG GCTGGTAATTACACGTTTAACCGGGCCAAGCTGATGAACGTTGGGTTCCGAGAGGCCATGCGGGAGGAGGACTGGGACTGCCTGTTCTTCCATGATGTGGACCTCATCCCTGAGGACGACCGCAACACCTACATGTGCGACACCAACCCCAAGCACACCGCCATCGCCATGGACAAGTTTGGATACAA GCTGCCATACAAGATGTATTTCGGAGGGGTGTCAGCGCTGTCTCCACTGCACTACCTGAAGATGAACGGCTTCCCCAACAACTACTggggctggggaggagaggacgATGACATTGGAGTCAG AGTATCCCTAGGAGGGATGTTCATCTCTCGTCCATCGGTGAAGGTGGGCCGATACAAGATGATCAAACACAAGCTGGACAAGGGAAACGACGTGAACCCCAGGAG GTTCAACATGCTGGCCAAGACGCGTCAGACGTGGAAGCTGGACGGCATGAACACAGTGGAGTATGAGGTGCTGTCACGTGACTACTTCCCCCTCTACACCAACATCACTGTGCACATCGGCACAGAGGCAGGCCTGCATGCCACGGCCCCGTCCCCCAAGATCCCTGCCAAAGTCCCAGCAAAGCCGCCGGTCGAAGCCCCCGCCAAACCTCTAGCCAAGCTCCGACAGAAACAACAGAACCACTGA